In a genomic window of Shouchella clausii:
- a CDS encoding DUF1516 family protein, whose protein sequence is MLNLLFQSHAGLWRITILLFFLAFILLKIGKPKGKKITQMLLRLLYVIMIVSGLGMLIVLKFPWLYVIKGILALWLIWTMELILSKSVARKESGPSTKGYWIQFLIALILVIWIAANMIRF, encoded by the coding sequence ATGTTGAACCTATTATTTCAATCACATGCAGGTTTGTGGCGCATTACCATTTTGCTTTTTTTCCTCGCATTTATTTTATTGAAAATAGGAAAACCTAAGGGCAAAAAAATAACGCAAATGCTATTGCGCTTGTTATACGTGATTATGATCGTTTCCGGGCTGGGAATGTTAATCGTACTCAAATTTCCATGGTTATACGTTATCAAAGGGATTTTAGCACTATGGCTCATCTGGACAATGGAATTGATTCTCTCTAAATCGGTGGCAAGGAAGGAAAGTGGTCCTTCTACAAAAGGGTACTGGATTCAGTTTCTTATCGCTTTAATACTCGTTATATGGATTGCAGCCAATATGATTCGTTTTTAG
- a CDS encoding IS110 family transposase, which yields MNYTQNQKIKQITPSTLIIGIDIAKDKHVARAQDDRGIEFGKRLIFENHIHGFEQLIVWAERYAQENGKKTILFGAEPTGHYWKNLAYYLVAKHYQFVVVNPMHVKKSKELDDNSPTKNDTKDAKVIAQLIKDGRYSVPNLVEGIYAELREGAKIRDQLVEQLMTTEGRIQNLIQRYFPEFFGVFGDWEGKAALCTLKFFPFPSDISQMTPEEVLQKWKPYVQRGVGIQRATKLVEAAKKSIGLSVGIRFARQEMGCLLDQYELFKTQLEELDQDLEEVGKTIPGAKKMMAIKGLGVATVTTILAETGDLTKYSHPQQLINLAGLSLRENRSGKWKGQTKITKRGRSKLRRALYLAIRPLVAHNSTFKALHSYYTKRPDKPLKKQQSLIALCGKLLKVIFVIGQRQCPFDGSKLLCGIPQNQA from the coding sequence ATGAATTATACACAAAACCAGAAAATCAAGCAAATCACACCATCCACCTTAATCATTGGCATTGATATCGCCAAAGACAAACATGTAGCCCGCGCTCAGGATGACCGGGGCATCGAGTTTGGGAAACGTCTGATCTTTGAAAACCACATTCATGGCTTTGAACAGCTAATTGTCTGGGCCGAACGATATGCACAAGAGAATGGAAAGAAGACCATCCTTTTCGGGGCAGAACCAACCGGTCACTATTGGAAAAACCTCGCTTATTACCTTGTTGCGAAGCATTACCAGTTCGTTGTCGTCAATCCCATGCACGTGAAAAAAAGCAAAGAGCTTGATGACAATTCACCAACGAAAAATGATACAAAGGACGCTAAAGTGATTGCACAGCTGATTAAAGACGGGCGATACTCCGTACCCAATCTCGTAGAAGGCATTTATGCGGAACTAAGAGAAGGCGCCAAAATAAGAGATCAGCTCGTCGAACAGCTTATGACCACAGAAGGCAGAATCCAAAATCTGATTCAGCGCTACTTCCCGGAATTCTTCGGTGTATTCGGAGACTGGGAAGGAAAAGCCGCCCTTTGTACGCTAAAGTTCTTTCCTTTTCCTTCTGACATTTCTCAGATGACTCCTGAAGAAGTGCTTCAGAAATGGAAGCCCTATGTCCAACGGGGAGTGGGAATCCAACGGGCGACAAAGCTGGTAGAAGCCGCAAAGAAAAGCATTGGTCTTTCCGTCGGCATTCGCTTTGCCAGGCAGGAAATGGGCTGCCTTCTCGACCAATACGAGCTGTTCAAGACCCAACTGGAAGAACTAGATCAGGACCTTGAAGAGGTGGGAAAGACCATTCCAGGAGCTAAAAAAATGATGGCTATTAAAGGGCTGGGAGTCGCTACCGTGACAACCATCCTGGCTGAGACAGGCGATCTGACCAAATACAGCCATCCCCAGCAGTTGATTAATTTAGCAGGGCTGTCTTTACGAGAAAATCGTTCAGGGAAATGGAAAGGACAAACCAAGATAACGAAGCGAGGCCGCAGTAAGCTCAGAAGAGCTTTATACCTTGCCATTCGCCCGCTCGTTGCCCATAATTCCACCTTTAAAGCCCTGCATTCCTATTACACAAAACGCCCTGATAAGCCGTTAAAAAAACAACAGTCATTGATTGCTTTGTGTGGGAAGTTACTGAAAGTTATTTTTGTCATTGGACAGCGTCAGTGTCCATTTGATGGTTCTAAGCTTTTGTGTGGCATCCCTCAGAACCAAGCATGA
- a CDS encoding carboxymuconolactone decarboxylase family protein produces the protein MPARTLFLAYLRASQINDDSVCVDLHSRNAMATGESAERILAVSAWRETINFTDAERAALALSESMTRLHDQIDPVPDEVYKEAALHYDEAALATLITGIATANLYNQLNVSTRQIVDVLSCN, from the coding sequence ATTCCGGCCCGTACCCTCTTCCTTGCCTACCTTCGCGCCAGCCAAATCAACGACGATAGCGTTTGTGTGGATCTTCATTCCCGTAACGCTATGGCTACAGGGGAATCGGCCGAACGAATTCTAGCCGTATCTGCTTGGCGCGAAACGATAAATTTTACAGATGCGGAACGCGCTGCTCTGGCACTCAGCGAGTCGATGACTCGACTGCATGATCAGATTGATCCGGTGCCGGACGAAGTGTATAAAGAAGCAGCCCTTCACTATGATGAGGCGGCACTGGCTACGCTCATTACGGGGATCGCTACGGCTAATCTATACAACCAGCTTAACGTCTCAACGCGTCAAATAGTAGATGTATTGTCTTGCAATTAA
- a CDS encoding sigma-70 family RNA polymerase sigma factor, which yields MEEQFESYRNHLLAIAYRMLGSLTDAEDAVQETWLRLYRSDRNEIENLGGWLTTVTSRICLDMLRSRKARREESIDDHATENFANYEYRYNPEQEALLADSVGLALLVVLDKLNPAERMAFVLHDIFAVPFSEIAPVVGKSELATRKLASRARQKVRGQETNSQADLDRQRKLVDAFLDAAYAGNFDSLVAMLDPDVVLRDDRETGVRTETRGAISLAKKVSGHAKAAQVALVNGCIGAIAAPGGKLLYVIQFTIKEGKITEVDLISNSARLEQLNLTILSD from the coding sequence ATGGAAGAGCAATTCGAATCGTATCGAAATCATCTGCTGGCTATAGCCTACCGCATGCTTGGGTCATTGACAGACGCGGAGGATGCTGTGCAAGAAACTTGGTTACGCCTTTATCGTTCAGATAGAAACGAGATTGAAAATTTGGGAGGATGGCTGACCACAGTCACATCGCGGATTTGTCTTGACATGCTGCGTTCGAGAAAAGCAAGACGTGAGGAATCCATTGATGATCATGCGACAGAAAATTTCGCTAACTATGAATACCGATACAATCCCGAACAAGAAGCACTGTTGGCCGACTCAGTCGGACTTGCACTACTTGTTGTGTTGGATAAACTAAATCCAGCAGAACGGATGGCCTTCGTTCTGCATGATATTTTTGCTGTGCCATTCAGCGAGATCGCACCTGTTGTTGGAAAATCCGAACTCGCCACTAGAAAGCTTGCGAGCCGTGCGCGTCAAAAGGTTAGAGGACAAGAGACCAATTCACAAGCCGACTTGGATCGACAACGTAAACTCGTTGACGCTTTCCTGGATGCGGCTTACGCTGGAAATTTCGATTCGCTGGTAGCGATGCTAGATCCAGATGTGGTTCTTCGAGACGATCGTGAAACAGGCGTCCGAACCGAAACTAGGGGAGCAATTTCCTTAGCCAAGAAGGTATCGGGACACGCCAAAGCTGCGCAAGTGGCCCTTGTGAATGGATGCATCGGGGCGATTGCGGCTCCAGGCGGGAAGTTACTTTATGTGATCCAATTTACAATAAAAGAGGGGAAAATCACCGAGGTAGATTTGATCTCCAACTCTGCACGACTTGAGCAACTTAACTTAACGATTTTGAGTGATTAA
- a CDS encoding erythromycin esterase family protein, protein MNLQQLDKELNIYNDVFKEKKIIFLGENGHGVSEIQKLKIKMVEYLHEQFGFNNIVFEGGMGEIAIANHNKHQLSTKAFLMGSLPDVWHTKELLELVKIIQNRELTIFGIDIQYQNHSLHDFIFPILDKYNHGG, encoded by the coding sequence ATGAATCTACAACAATTAGATAAGGAATTAAATATTTATAACGATGTTTTTAAAGAAAAGAAAATCATTTTTCTTGGTGAAAATGGGCATGGCGTTTCTGAAATACAAAAACTAAAAATAAAGATGGTTGAATATCTTCATGAACAATTTGGTTTTAATAATATCGTCTTTGAGGGCGGGATGGGGGAAATAGCGATTGCCAATCATAATAAACATCAGTTGTCCACTAAAGCATTTTTAATGGGTTCGTTGCCTGATGTGTGGCATACGAAAGAGTTATTAGAGTTAGTTAAAATCATCCAAAATAGAGAGTTAACGATTTTTGGTATCGATATTCAATACCAAAATCATTCTTTGCATGATTTCATTTTTCCAATTTTAGATAAATATAATCACGGCGGATAG
- a CDS encoding LysR substrate-binding domain-containing protein — MNINYLTLRSFLEIAKHLNFSKSAHQLNISQPALSQKIKALEEELGVLLLNRSKNQVTLTKEGEFLYRTLVPSFTNIDSSFKHLQQFKSVPKPVLHIAATPSAAMSIVPTLIKRLKEQHPLLEFNILETLSSQALDYIKKGDFDMALIRTPVDISAEFQQPLRWRTVTRSPLSVAVAKEHIISGYNEVDLNELKEEDFLHYDPKTSSTLYYLMEYACMSAGFSPKIVAKGAEFMSRAVLISNGIGISIIPEDMIQLYSAYEIKAVPIKDISVMSSISMVWNESSDNDILRDARKIINESFSAPISSAYNHI; from the coding sequence ATGAATATCAATTACTTAACGTTAAGAAGCTTTTTAGAAATTGCCAAGCACTTAAATTTTAGTAAATCCGCACATCAACTAAATATATCTCAGCCTGCTCTGAGTCAGAAGATAAAGGCGTTGGAAGAGGAACTTGGTGTGCTGCTGCTTAATCGTTCCAAAAACCAAGTCACTTTGACAAAAGAAGGGGAATTTTTATATCGGACGTTGGTTCCGTCATTTACGAATATTGACAGTTCCTTTAAACATTTACAACAATTTAAAAGTGTGCCGAAACCTGTTTTACATATTGCAGCCACCCCTTCAGCAGCTATGAGCATTGTGCCGACGTTAATTAAACGACTAAAAGAGCAACATCCATTACTGGAATTCAACATATTAGAGACGTTGTCTAGCCAAGCGCTTGATTACATAAAAAAAGGCGACTTTGATATGGCACTTATACGTACACCTGTAGACATTTCTGCCGAGTTCCAACAGCCATTAAGGTGGCGTACCGTTACTCGTTCTCCCCTATCCGTTGCTGTTGCAAAGGAACATATAATTTCTGGTTATAATGAAGTGGATTTGAATGAACTTAAAGAGGAAGACTTTTTGCATTACGACCCTAAAACATCTTCCACCTTATATTATCTTATGGAATATGCATGTATGTCAGCAGGGTTTTCACCTAAAATCGTTGCAAAAGGGGCCGAGTTTATGAGCCGGGCTGTATTAATTTCTAACGGTATTGGCATTTCCATTATACCGGAAGATATGATTCAGCTATACAGCGCTTATGAAATTAAAGCTGTGCCTATAAAAGACATCTCCGTTATGAGTTCTATTTCAATGGTTTGGAACGAATCAAGTGATAATGACATTTTAAGAGATGCAAGAAAGATAATAAATGAAAGTTTTTCAGCACCTATTAGCTCAGCTTATAACCATATATGA
- a CDS encoding Na+/H+ antiporter NhaC family protein has product MKDSKLNMYGGAIGGSFPLLIFIVGMIVLTFSGKGGMSSFWAIGWLAFFLGIFLAKNKSDYCAALIRGVASSNGAVVITLYLFAGVFGQILTAGGLIEGLLWVGLEVNVQQNYFALLALLCTMFFSLATGSSVSTAAALTPVLYPAGILLGADPVMLAVGILAGAGFGDNVSPHSDTTIASAATQNASIREVVLARMPMVIIAALVSMLIIFLAGGGGEVVSAQQMGVDVDPSGLLMFISVLVLITAVFLNRHMIEAFVWGIVSAALLGILNGSIVLSDFFHIPKESGVSSGLIEEGILSISNTIIFVLIILAITQIMVESGAIDRILDFVTKKVAKGVRSAELSIIFVTTLISTPISHNTVAALLVGPGFVRKIGDRFNLSPSRKAILMDCSVTTLYFTIPWHSTIITWYGQLSLAANKWGIPLPNILIRTPGLFLSSLLLLPLQAGNELMLLKRMMKARRYEYGLKRIAFFQSCHFYLKNCQFNLPRGLFAIVSIFLVGH; this is encoded by the coding sequence ATGAAGGATTCAAAACTTAACATGTATGGAGGCGCTATCGGCGGCAGCTTCCCTTTATTGATTTTTATTGTTGGAATGATTGTTCTCACTTTTTCGGGAAAAGGGGGAATGAGTTCATTTTGGGCAATAGGCTGGTTAGCTTTTTTTCTCGGAATCTTCTTGGCAAAAAATAAAAGTGACTACTGTGCTGCACTTATAAGGGGTGTTGCTAGCAGCAACGGCGCTGTTGTTATCACATTATATTTGTTTGCAGGGGTTTTTGGTCAAATCTTGACAGCTGGAGGCCTGATTGAAGGGTTGCTCTGGGTTGGATTGGAAGTAAATGTACAGCAAAATTATTTTGCTTTGTTAGCCCTTTTATGTACGATGTTTTTTTCCTTAGCTACTGGTTCCTCGGTTAGTACAGCAGCAGCTCTTACACCTGTACTTTATCCTGCTGGTATTTTATTAGGAGCAGACCCTGTCATGTTAGCAGTAGGGATTTTAGCCGGTGCTGGTTTTGGTGATAACGTCTCCCCTCATTCCGATACGACTATTGCCTCTGCTGCCACACAAAATGCTAGTATCAGAGAAGTAGTTTTAGCTCGTATGCCAATGGTTATTATTGCAGCGCTAGTTTCCATGCTTATCATATTCTTGGCAGGTGGAGGCGGCGAAGTAGTAAGTGCACAACAAATGGGAGTGGATGTAGACCCATCAGGGCTTCTTATGTTTATTAGTGTTTTAGTGCTTATTACAGCAGTATTCCTTAACAGGCATATGATTGAAGCATTCGTATGGGGAATTGTATCTGCTGCTTTATTAGGCATTCTAAATGGCTCAATTGTATTATCGGATTTCTTCCACATCCCAAAAGAAAGCGGTGTCTCTTCTGGACTTATTGAAGAAGGGATTTTAAGTATTAGCAATACGATAATTTTTGTGTTGATTATCTTAGCTATTACTCAAATTATGGTAGAATCAGGAGCGATTGACCGCATTTTGGATTTTGTTACTAAAAAGGTCGCAAAAGGGGTACGTTCTGCAGAATTATCTATCATTTTTGTTACAACGCTTATTTCTACACCTATTTCGCATAATACAGTTGCAGCGTTACTTGTAGGTCCAGGATTTGTTAGAAAAATTGGCGATAGGTTTAATCTGTCACCGTCCCGAAAGGCTATCCTGATGGATTGTTCTGTCACAACCCTTTATTTCACGATTCCATGGCATAGCACGATCATCACATGGTACGGGCAGCTATCCTTAGCGGCTAATAAATGGGGAATTCCGTTGCCAAATATTTTAATCCGTACGCCTGGTCTCTTTTTATCATCATTGTTATTGCTGCCATTACAGGCTGGAAACGAACTTATGCTACTCAAAAGAATGATGAAAGCACGGCGATATGAGTATGGGCTAAAAAGGATAGCGTTTTTTCAGTCGTGCCATTTTTATTTAAAAAATTGTCAATTCAACCTGCCTCGTGGGCTGTTCGCCATCGTAAGCATTTTCTTAGTTGGCCATTGA
- a CDS encoding VOC family protein, with product MFHGVEFDFVVKDSKAALEQYKAIFDVEVVEETNFKVGNNEAVFNIYGTRFHMLDENHEYQLFAPKEGDTQSFWFNIVVPDIKETYAKAIAANVKEIQPVTKIEKMGVSNAMFSDSNGYVWMLHEIHREVSFEERVDILSEDFE from the coding sequence ATGTTTCATGGAGTTGAATTCGATTTTGTTGTAAAAGACAGTAAAGCTGCTTTGGAGCAGTACAAAGCTATTTTTGATGTTGAGGTAGTAGAGGAGACAAATTTTAAAGTTGGAAATAACGAAGCAGTATTTAATATCTATGGTACGCGTTTTCATATGCTTGATGAAAATCATGAATATCAACTTTTTGCCCCAAAAGAAGGTGACACACAATCATTTTGGTTTAATATCGTGGTTCCAGATATTAAAGAAACCTATGCGAAAGCAATTGCAGCAAATGTAAAAGAAATTCAGCCTGTCACAAAAATTGAAAAAATGGGCGTCTCCAATGCGATGTTTTCTGATAGCAATGGTTACGTGTGGATGTTGCATGAAATTCATCGGGAGGTATCTTTTGAAGAACGTGTAGACATTCTAAGTGAAGACTTTGAATAG
- a CDS encoding ATP-binding protein yields the protein MGDFVSMPHEEIRRFSKMESLLQNKISRRFKVRPLDKNDFGYLIEHLHEQTGIAYDEYDYALPLKKLKKETLVKRYDLIKTTRCLIEENQRYLKIEQEEQTTYVSYFTINSIVDDLEFPSDEIFYYQQQQFDFPIDTSMNVEIVTNKKALSTVRNKKKELKDLDNHAWESDNETGSNVIDALEQVNELEDVLDQTKESMYKLSYVIRVSAPNLDELKQRCNEVKDFYDDLNVKLVRPFGDMLGLHSEFIPASKRYMNDYIQYVTSDFLAGLGFGATQMLGETEGIYFGYNLDTGRNVYLNPSLASQGVKGSVTNALASAFLGSLGGGKSFSNNLLVYYAVLFGGQALIVDPKAERGKWKETLPEIAHEINIVNLTSEESNKGLLDPFVIMKKKKDSESLAIDILTFLTGISSRDGDKFPVLRRAIRAVGQQEERGLLLVIHELRSDPNPLAGPIADHIESFTDYDFAHLLFSDGTVKNSISLEKQLNMIQVADLVLPDAETSFEEYTTMELLSVAMLIVISTFALDFIHSDRSIFKIVDLDEAWSFLQVAQGKTLSNKLVRAGRAMNAGVYFVTQNADDLTDEKLKNNIGVKFAFRSRDMTEIKKTLQFFGVDSEDESNQRRLRELENGQCLIQDLYGRVGIIQVHPVFEDLFHAFDTRPPTQEKKGGD from the coding sequence ATGGGAGATTTTGTTTCCATGCCTCATGAAGAAATCAGACGTTTCTCTAAAATGGAATCTTTACTACAAAACAAAATATCTAGGCGTTTTAAAGTACGCCCTCTAGATAAAAATGACTTTGGCTATCTGATTGAACATCTTCATGAACAAACAGGAATTGCTTATGACGAATATGACTATGCCCTCCCTCTAAAGAAATTAAAAAAGGAAACTTTAGTGAAGCGTTATGATCTGATTAAAACGACTCGTTGTTTGATCGAAGAAAACCAACGTTATTTAAAAATCGAACAGGAAGAACAGACGACTTATGTTTCTTATTTTACCATCAACTCGATTGTCGATGATCTTGAATTTCCATCTGATGAAATCTTTTATTATCAACAACAACAATTCGATTTCCCAATCGATACGTCCATGAATGTAGAAATAGTCACCAACAAAAAAGCCTTGTCTACCGTACGAAATAAGAAAAAAGAACTCAAAGACTTGGATAATCATGCCTGGGAATCCGATAACGAAACAGGCAGTAATGTTATCGACGCATTGGAACAGGTGAACGAATTAGAAGACGTTCTCGACCAAACGAAGGAATCGATGTATAAGTTAAGTTATGTGATCCGAGTTTCTGCCCCTAATTTAGACGAACTTAAACAGCGTTGTAATGAGGTGAAAGATTTTTATGACGATTTAAACGTGAAACTCGTTCGTCCATTTGGGGATATGTTGGGCTTACACAGTGAATTTATCCCAGCTAGTAAGCGTTATATGAATGATTACATTCAATATGTTACGTCTGATTTTCTTGCAGGACTTGGATTTGGGGCAACACAAATGTTGGGAGAAACGGAAGGGATTTATTTTGGTTACAACTTAGATACGGGAAGAAATGTCTATCTCAATCCAAGCCTAGCCAGTCAAGGCGTAAAAGGTTCTGTCACCAATGCGTTAGCATCTGCATTCTTAGGTTCACTCGGTGGTGGGAAATCCTTTAGTAATAACCTGCTTGTCTATTATGCGGTTCTTTTTGGTGGTCAAGCTCTCATTGTTGACCCAAAAGCGGAACGAGGAAAATGGAAAGAAACATTGCCCGAAATTGCTCATGAAATAAATATTGTCAATTTAACGAGTGAGGAAAGCAATAAAGGACTACTTGATCCTTTTGTCATTATGAAAAAGAAAAAGGATTCGGAAAGTCTTGCGATTGATATTCTTACCTTTCTCACGGGTATATCGAGTCGAGATGGAGATAAATTCCCTGTATTACGACGAGCGATACGCGCTGTTGGTCAACAAGAGGAACGTGGTTTACTCCTTGTGATTCATGAATTAAGAAGTGATCCCAATCCATTAGCTGGCCCCATCGCTGACCATATCGAAAGTTTTACCGATTATGACTTTGCCCATCTTCTCTTTTCGGATGGAACGGTGAAAAATTCGATTAGTTTAGAAAAACAGTTGAATATGATTCAAGTGGCGGATTTAGTGTTACCAGACGCAGAAACAAGTTTTGAGGAATATACAACGATGGAATTATTAAGTGTCGCCATGTTGATTGTCATTTCTACTTTTGCGTTAGATTTTATTCATTCGGATCGCAGTATTTTTAAAATCGTCGATTTGGATGAAGCCTGGTCCTTCCTGCAAGTTGCACAAGGGAAAACACTTTCTAATAAATTGGTTCGTGCAGGACGTGCCATGAATGCTGGTGTCTACTTTGTTACCCAGAATGCAGATGATCTAACCGACGAAAAATTAAAAAATAATATCGGTGTGAAGTTTGCTTTCCGTTCCAGGGATATGACAGAAATTAAGAAAACTCTTCAATTCTTTGGTGTAGATTCGGAAGATGAATCGAATCAACGACGCTTACGAGAATTAGAAAACGGTCAATGTTTAATTCAAGACTTATATGGACGTGTCGGAATTATTCAAGTTCATCCTGTCTTTGAAGATTTATTTCATGCTTTTGATACGCGTCCACCGACACAGGAGAAGAAAGGTGGCGATTAA
- a CDS encoding CD3337/EF1877 family mobilome membrane protein has product MAINLNKQKWKKIVLTVVLIGTAVFLCLLLLGTFAQAAGLVDDTVSEDNLYSKYPLDHYQLDFYVDTGWDWLPWNWNDGIGKQVMYGLYTITNFIWIISLYLSNATGYLIQQAYSLDFISQTADAIGKNMQTLAGITASGFGSSGFYVGFLLLFILVIGIYVAYTGLMKRETTKAIRAILNFLVVFILSASFIAYAPTYIAKINDFSADISQASLDLGTKILMPSSTSQGKDSVDMIRNNLFSIQVEQPWMLLQFDDSDKETIGEERVESLVSINPDTNNGKDREDAVKAEIEDHDNKNLTITKTTTRLGMVFFLFLFNIGISIFVFLLSGIMIFSQILFIIYAMFLPISFLLSMIPTFENMGKQAIMKLFNVIMLRAGITLIITVAFSISSMLYSLTTSYPFFLIAFLQIVTFAGIYMKLGDIMSMFNLQSNDSQQVGRKVMRRPYRMFNRGSRRLQRTIGRTLAGATAGATVGAMVGKSKQTKGSFSPIRPLQRLTSTAKTNKERQNDSTKPTTLSQKVGQVTGRMLGAKNQFRANIKHRKEQLHDLPTTAQYAVMQGKEQLTKPARDFKEGMKQAKEKRQKTHAERQAKHRQTIADRRQALDKKRTPSRKTASYERPVTHDVNESAHQDRLKNPTVQQKEKTRPVTKSEHMKQFKLQRQLSSPDRKEYFTDNPKQPVKKENRSPNEERSRSKNSRTIIERPSKPLKRTKQKQITKRPIHAVRRKR; this is encoded by the coding sequence GTGGCGATTAATTTGAACAAACAAAAATGGAAAAAGATTGTCTTAACGGTGGTACTTATTGGTACTGCCGTTTTTCTATGTCTTCTTTTACTTGGAACATTTGCCCAAGCTGCTGGATTAGTTGATGATACGGTATCGGAAGACAATCTGTATTCCAAATACCCACTTGACCATTACCAACTCGATTTTTATGTGGACACAGGTTGGGATTGGCTGCCATGGAACTGGAACGATGGAATAGGAAAACAAGTCATGTATGGGCTCTATACGATTACAAATTTTATCTGGATTATTAGCTTGTATTTGTCTAATGCAACAGGCTATTTAATCCAACAAGCTTATTCTCTCGATTTCATTTCCCAAACTGCTGATGCCATAGGGAAAAACATGCAAACATTAGCTGGGATTACTGCAAGTGGTTTTGGCAGTTCGGGCTTTTATGTAGGTTTTTTGCTTCTTTTCATTTTAGTGATTGGGATTTACGTGGCATATACAGGATTAATGAAACGGGAAACGACGAAAGCCATTCGGGCGATCCTAAACTTTTTAGTCGTTTTTATTTTGTCGGCCTCCTTTATTGCCTATGCCCCAACGTATATTGCTAAAATTAATGACTTTTCGGCAGATATTAGTCAGGCAAGTTTAGATTTAGGTACTAAAATCTTGATGCCTAGCTCTACTAGTCAGGGAAAAGACAGCGTTGATATGATACGGAATAACCTCTTTTCTATTCAAGTGGAACAGCCGTGGATGCTATTACAATTTGATGATTCGGATAAAGAAACGATTGGCGAAGAACGTGTTGAGAGCTTAGTTTCTATCAATCCTGATACGAATAACGGAAAAGATCGTGAAGATGCTGTTAAAGCAGAAATTGAAGATCATGACAATAAAAATTTAACGATTACGAAAACGACCACTCGCTTAGGAATGGTCTTCTTTTTATTTCTGTTTAATATCGGTATCTCCATTTTCGTGTTTCTACTATCGGGAATTATGATTTTCTCACAAATTCTATTTATCATCTATGCCATGTTTTTACCCATCAGTTTTTTACTGTCAATGATACCCACCTTTGAAAACATGGGGAAACAAGCGATTATGAAATTGTTTAATGTGATTATGTTACGAGCTGGCATTACCTTGATTATTACAGTTGCCTTTAGTATCTCATCCATGCTTTACAGTTTAACAACAAGTTATCCGTTTTTCTTGATTGCCTTTTTACAGATTGTGACGTTTGCGGGCATTTACATGAAACTTGGTGACATTATGAGCATGTTTAACCTGCAAAGTAATGATTCCCAACAGGTCGGACGTAAAGTCATGCGTCGTCCTTACCGAATGTTCAATCGGGGTAGTCGGCGATTACAGAGAACAATCGGACGCACCCTTGCAGGGGCGACAGCTGGAGCAACAGTCGGGGCAATGGTTGGAAAATCAAAGCAAACAAAAGGTTCCTTCTCCCCTATTCGACCGTTACAGCGGCTAACATCAACCGCAAAGACCAATAAAGAACGCCAAAATGACAGTACGAAACCAACAACTTTGAGCCAGAAAGTAGGTCAAGTAACAGGAAGAATGCTTGGTGCGAAAAATCAATTCCGTGCGAATATAAAACACCGTAAGGAGCAATTGCATGATTTACCTACTACTGCTCAATATGCGGTGATGCAAGGAAAAGAACAGCTTACAAAACCTGCCCGTGATTTTAAAGAAGGTATGAAGCAAGCAAAGGAAAAGAGACAAAAAACACATGCAGAGCGTCAAGCAAAACATCGTCAAACCATTGCAGATAGGCGGCAAGCATTGGATAAGAAACGTACCCCTTCTCGAAAGACTGCTAGTTATGAACGACCAGTCACGCATGATGTCAATGAATCTGCACATCAAGATAGATTAAAGAACCCAACTGTTCAACAAAAAGAAAAGACAAGACCTGTCACAAAAAGCGAGCATATGAAGCAATTCAAATTACAACGACAGTTATCGAGCCCAGACAGAAAAGAGTATTTTACAGATAATCCCAAACAACCTGTTAAAAAAGAAAACCGATCTCCTAATGAAGAACGTTCTCGATCAAAAAATAGTCGGACAATCATCGAGCGTCCTTCTAAACCGTTGAAACGTACAAAACAGAAACAAATCACTAAGCGTCCAATCCATGCTGTTAGGAGGAAACGCTAA